In Halanaeroarchaeum sp. HSR-CO, one DNA window encodes the following:
- a CDS encoding VOC family protein — protein sequence MLDDLAWLSLEVLYAERASEFYAETFDLEPAYRDGSVVFPVGDHELRLVEPGPVPRGGLHVHFAMATPPAQYDGWVSRLERDHDIEEHSFGSSQSVYLFDPDGHCAEIGSVGDPAAEESLTGIFEVVFEVEDLERAETFYSELGFSVVDRGDSRRRVRMTGPVDLELWEPQRGLADARGGVHVDVGFTATDPVAVRDRVADLASETTRDDDWVRIRDPDGHFLTITPTG from the coding sequence ATGCTCGACGACCTGGCGTGGCTCTCGCTGGAGGTGCTCTACGCCGAGCGCGCGAGCGAGTTCTACGCGGAGACGTTCGACCTCGAACCCGCCTACCGAGACGGGTCGGTCGTGTTCCCCGTCGGCGACCACGAACTCCGCCTGGTCGAACCGGGACCGGTTCCGCGGGGTGGCCTCCACGTCCACTTCGCGATGGCGACGCCGCCAGCACAGTACGACGGGTGGGTCTCGCGTCTCGAGCGGGACCACGATATCGAAGAACACTCATTCGGCTCCTCGCAGTCGGTGTACCTGTTCGACCCGGACGGTCACTGCGCAGAGATTGGAAGCGTCGGCGATCCGGCTGCCGAGGAGTCGCTCACCGGTATCTTCGAGGTGGTCTTCGAGGTCGAGGACCTCGAGCGGGCGGAGACGTTCTATTCTGAGCTCGGCTTCTCGGTCGTCGACCGTGGGGACTCGCGCCGACGCGTCCGGATGACCGGCCCTGTCGACCTCGAACTCTGGGAACCCCAGCGAGGACTCGCCGATGCCAGGGGCGGCGTCCACGTCGACGTCGGGTTCACCGCGACCGACCCGGTGGCAGTGCGGGACCGGGTCGCCGATCTGGCGAGTGAGACCACTCGCGACGACGATTGGGTGCGGATTCGCGATCCAGACGGCCACTTTCTCACCATTACGCCGACCGGGTGA
- a CDS encoding glycosyltransferase family 39 protein has translation MSDRTAQPRRRALHRYTRLLPVDRRDARWLALAILPAVIAVAVYLATNPYPAYGAGLYTKIAEEIVAGGYLPPERIPGYTADGVPFAYPPLQFYVLAVLLDLGLDAVSLARVVPGMAVVLAQVPLYLLARDLSGSRPAGAVAATVVALTPQAMQWHLSAGGLVRSFAFLYALLAIYAGYHVFERRRPVPVIGGTAAFGLTVLTHPTYSLFVVVTYLLWWAVGDRTASGFLRGAVVGVGGLLIASPWLVWVHAVHGITTLTAAAGTHGGIGGGLVAILLDPPTHAILAGLVALLLVIRGRRFLPAWIVVTTFVFVQPRFAAVTAAVGVAVLVAATLEFESPNHDDLPDLGTAVMTVALVLAAVGGGVYYAHTMTQVNDRMTPSFLDDDAMAAMDWVERETPKDATFVVLGDTAEEFSAHADRTILLGPWGVEWTTPAAYDRHLEGFEAVSACHSVECVTAVAERVDAAPAYVYVQKGQYTIRGENAVQFGTLERSFEHSGEWQRVMENDGVVIYRSVDR, from the coding sequence ATGAGCGATCGAACCGCCCAACCGCGCCGTCGGGCGCTCCACCGATACACCCGCCTACTCCCTGTCGATCGTCGAGACGCTCGTTGGCTGGCACTGGCCATCCTCCCGGCGGTCATCGCGGTGGCCGTCTATCTGGCGACGAACCCGTATCCAGCTTACGGCGCTGGCCTGTACACGAAGATCGCCGAAGAGATCGTGGCCGGTGGGTATCTGCCCCCGGAACGGATTCCCGGGTACACCGCCGACGGCGTTCCGTTCGCCTATCCGCCGTTGCAGTTCTACGTCCTCGCCGTGCTCCTCGACCTCGGCTTGGACGCCGTGTCGCTCGCACGTGTCGTTCCGGGAATGGCGGTCGTCCTCGCGCAAGTGCCGTTATACCTCCTCGCGCGGGACCTCAGCGGTTCGCGGCCGGCGGGGGCGGTCGCCGCGACCGTCGTCGCACTGACGCCCCAGGCCATGCAATGGCACCTCTCCGCCGGTGGGCTGGTCAGGTCGTTCGCGTTCCTCTACGCACTCCTCGCAATCTACGCGGGATACCACGTCTTCGAGCGCAGGCGACCCGTACCGGTGATCGGCGGCACCGCTGCGTTCGGGCTGACCGTGTTGACCCACCCGACGTATTCGCTGTTCGTCGTCGTCACCTACCTGCTCTGGTGGGCGGTCGGCGATCGAACGGCATCCGGGTTCCTTCGCGGAGCCGTGGTGGGCGTGGGGGGACTGCTCATCGCCAGCCCGTGGCTCGTCTGGGTCCACGCGGTCCACGGGATCACCACGCTCACCGCCGCGGCCGGAACCCACGGAGGTATCGGTGGCGGCCTCGTCGCCATCCTCCTCGACCCGCCGACGCATGCAATACTCGCCGGGCTGGTCGCACTGCTCCTCGTGATCCGGGGGCGCCGATTTCTCCCGGCGTGGATCGTCGTCACCACCTTCGTCTTCGTGCAACCGCGGTTCGCGGCCGTCACCGCGGCCGTGGGTGTGGCGGTGCTCGTCGCCGCGACGCTCGAATTCGAGTCGCCGAACCACGACGACCTGCCCGATCTCGGGACCGCCGTCATGACGGTCGCGCTCGTTCTCGCGGCCGTCGGTGGTGGCGTCTACTACGCCCACACGATGACCCAGGTGAACGATCGGATGACGCCGTCGTTCCTCGACGACGACGCCATGGCCGCGATGGACTGGGTCGAACGCGAGACGCCGAAGGACGCGACGTTCGTCGTCCTCGGGGATACCGCAGAGGAGTTTTCCGCCCACGCTGATCGCACCATTCTGCTCGGTCCGTGGGGCGTCGAGTGGACGACGCCCGCGGCCTACGACCGCCACCTCGAGGGATTCGAGGCGGTCTCGGCGTGCCATAGCGTCGAGTGCGTCACCGCCGTCGCCGAACGCGTGGACGCAGCGCCGGCGTACGTCTACGTGCAGAAAGGGCAGTACACGATCCGTGGCGAGAACGCCGTGCAGTTCGGCACGCTCGAACGGTCGTTCGAACACTCGGGCGAGTGGCAACGGGTCATGGAGAACGACGGCGTCGTCATCTACCGGTCGGTGGATCGCTGA
- a CDS encoding response regulator, translating into MASPDRATVLIVDDEPPLVELFEQYLKDEYETRTATDGEAALAQVDGDVDVALLDRRIPGMTGDEILEAIRERGYQFPIAMITAVNPGADIVDMPFDDYVTKPVDRAKLTDVVSLLLERKDYDEKSREFFQLATKRAALEASPSFDGENRAEYRAITRRMKELKSSLTESLESLSDGDMKDAYRML; encoded by the coding sequence GAACTGTTCGAGCAGTATCTCAAGGATGAGTACGAAACCAGGACCGCGACCGATGGCGAAGCGGCATTGGCGCAGGTCGACGGCGACGTCGACGTCGCGTTGCTCGACCGCCGGATACCAGGAATGACCGGCGACGAGATACTCGAAGCGATCCGGGAGCGGGGATATCAGTTCCCTATCGCGATGATTACGGCGGTCAACCCGGGCGCCGATATCGTCGATATGCCGTTCGACGACTATGTCACGAAACCAGTCGACAGAGCGAAGCTCACCGACGTCGTCTCCCTGCTTCTCGAGCGGAAGGACTACGACGAGAAGAGCCGCGAATTCTTCCAGCTCGCGACGAAACGGGCGGCCCTCGAAGCCAGTCCATCGTTCGACGGGGAGAACCGAGCGGAGTACCGGGCGATCACTCGCCGGATGAAAGAACTCAAATCGTCGCTCACCGAATCGCTAGAGAGCCTGTCCGACGGCGACATGAAAGACGCCTACCGGATGCTCTGA
- the aglJ gene encoding S-layer glycoprotein N-glycosyltransferase AglJ — MPEYEDVCALIPTLDEAETIGDVVDGLQAEGLANVLVVDGHSTDGTRKVAAEHGAEVIEQSGQGKGQAVREALEYIERPYILMLDGDGTYRPDEAHRLLTPLLDGDAEHVIGDRFANMEPGAMTRFNKFGNRLFNGMFRKVHGQDFADILSGYRAFTVDSMEKLYLDAEGFGIETEMAVECAKHSISTTVVPITYEARPDGSDTNLHPVKDGGRILYTLYALAKTSNPMFYFGSVGSLSLLVGVLLGLYVGYEWFAFGISHNVIALLATLATLFGGMLVMFGFLSDLMVTLHREQLRRIERLEDD, encoded by the coding sequence ATGCCGGAGTACGAGGACGTCTGCGCGCTCATCCCCACCCTGGACGAGGCCGAGACCATCGGCGACGTGGTCGACGGCCTCCAGGCCGAAGGTCTCGCAAACGTCCTCGTCGTCGACGGACACTCGACGGACGGAACCAGAAAAGTCGCCGCCGAACACGGTGCCGAGGTCATCGAGCAGTCGGGCCAGGGCAAGGGACAGGCAGTCCGTGAAGCCCTGGAGTACATCGAACGACCGTACATCCTCATGCTCGATGGCGACGGCACCTACCGCCCTGACGAGGCCCACCGACTCCTCACGCCACTCCTCGACGGAGATGCCGAGCACGTCATCGGCGACCGCTTCGCCAACATGGAACCGGGGGCGATGACTCGCTTCAACAAATTCGGCAATCGCCTCTTCAACGGGATGTTCCGCAAAGTCCACGGCCAGGACTTCGCGGACATCCTCTCGGGCTATCGCGCGTTCACGGTCGACTCGATGGAGAAACTCTACCTCGACGCCGAGGGCTTCGGCATCGAGACGGAGATGGCCGTCGAGTGCGCCAAACACAGTATCTCGACCACGGTCGTCCCCATCACCTACGAGGCGCGACCCGACGGGTCGGATACGAACCTCCATCCCGTCAAGGACGGCGGGCGCATCCTCTACACGCTCTACGCGCTCGCGAAGACCTCGAACCCGATGTTCTACTTCGGGAGCGTCGGCAGCCTCTCGCTGCTGGTCGGCGTGCTCCTCGGCCTCTACGTGGGCTACGAGTGGTTCGCCTTCGGCATCTCGCACAACGTCATCGCGCTCCTCGCCACGCTCGCCACCCTCTTCGGGGGGATGCTCGTCATGTTCGGCTTCCTCTCCGACCTGATGGTCACGCTCCACCGCGAGCAACTCAGACGCATCGAACGATTGGAAGACGACTGA
- a CDS encoding DUF5779 family protein — protein MDDFSLDLRNAEEHIEVAEDDGEVRDVGVVLGVLDGETPDEEWLTEIADDNVCFLAVEGDLNELAAGFARDIKEVDGTLMHFRKFLVVAPPGVEVDTDRL, from the coding sequence ATGGACGACTTCAGCCTCGACCTGCGTAATGCCGAAGAGCACATCGAGGTCGCCGAGGACGACGGCGAGGTCCGCGACGTCGGCGTGGTACTCGGCGTTCTAGACGGCGAGACCCCCGACGAGGAGTGGCTAACCGAGATCGCCGACGACAACGTCTGCTTTCTGGCCGTCGAAGGCGACCTGAACGAACTGGCCGCCGGATTCGCCCGGGACATAAAGGAAGTGGACGGAACGCTCATGCACTTCCGCAAGTTCCTCGTCGTCGCCCCACCAGGCGTCGAGGTCGATACAGACAGGCTGTGA
- a CDS encoding arylsulfotransferase family protein, producing MDAGLGRKRALLAALVVLSTAVLTVGYVDAVRQSDRITGDPVVEQAFVTGDRSPVVAPRENVTVVATDSNAFVADEGDGPRARSELVAFAPDGSIYYYEDQYTRYWDVDPVAGTTATVEFVYSEHLEGSDCDGSGACTRNGVDRVNLTTGERETIYERITPGKHSSRWHDVDRIDEERLLVADIDRDRVYIVNTVTDVIEWEWDAQAEYSIQGGGPWPDDWTHSNDVEYVEIDGQEAVMVSLRNQDQVAFVGLEKGLLEDWTLGADGELDTLYEQHNPDFIPAERGGPAVLIGDSENGRIVEYQWTGEGWEQSWEYADARITWPRDADRLPNGHTLVTDSNGDRVFELDEQSEIVWSADIGFPYESERLGTDDESSGGESAASLDLPSRSAGDDPEDVGLYRSVVPTDIQNLVSYAFPRWVGPLQLGAIVVLILSVSTWTAVEYRHRNVSVRLRWPVRFERR from the coding sequence ATGGACGCTGGTCTCGGTCGCAAGCGCGCCCTCCTCGCCGCGCTCGTTGTCCTCTCTACTGCGGTCCTGACGGTCGGCTACGTCGATGCGGTCCGGCAGAGCGACCGGATCACCGGCGATCCGGTCGTCGAGCAGGCGTTCGTCACCGGTGATCGCTCCCCGGTCGTCGCCCCCAGGGAGAACGTGACCGTGGTCGCGACCGACTCGAACGCCTTCGTCGCCGACGAGGGTGACGGCCCACGTGCCCGCTCCGAACTCGTCGCGTTCGCGCCCGACGGCAGCATCTACTACTACGAGGACCAGTACACCCGATACTGGGACGTCGATCCGGTCGCGGGCACGACCGCCACCGTGGAGTTCGTCTACTCCGAACACCTCGAGGGCAGCGACTGCGACGGCAGCGGCGCCTGCACCCGAAACGGGGTCGACCGTGTCAACCTCACCACGGGTGAACGAGAGACCATCTACGAGCGCATCACCCCGGGCAAACACTCGAGTCGGTGGCACGACGTCGATCGGATCGACGAGGAGCGACTGCTCGTGGCCGACATCGACCGCGATCGCGTGTACATCGTGAATACCGTGACCGACGTGATCGAGTGGGAGTGGGACGCCCAGGCTGAGTACTCCATCCAGGGTGGCGGCCCCTGGCCCGACGACTGGACACACAGCAACGACGTCGAGTACGTCGAGATCGACGGGCAGGAGGCCGTCATGGTGAGCCTCCGCAACCAGGACCAGGTTGCTTTCGTCGGCCTCGAGAAGGGCCTTCTGGAGGACTGGACACTCGGTGCTGACGGCGAACTGGACACGCTCTACGAACAGCACAACCCGGATTTCATCCCCGCGGAGCGAGGCGGCCCCGCTGTGTTGATCGGTGACTCTGAGAACGGTCGCATCGTCGAGTACCAGTGGACGGGCGAGGGGTGGGAGCAGTCCTGGGAGTACGCCGATGCACGGATCACCTGGCCTCGTGACGCCGACCGACTGCCCAACGGGCATACGCTGGTCACCGACTCCAACGGTGATCGGGTGTTCGAACTCGACGAGCAGAGCGAAATCGTCTGGTCGGCGGACATCGGGTTCCCCTACGAATCCGAACGACTGGGGACCGACGACGAGAGCAGCGGCGGAGAGAGCGCGGCGAGCCTCGATCTCCCGTCCCGGAGCGCCGGTGATGACCCCGAGGACGTCGGCCTCTATCGCTCGGTCGTCCCGACGGATATCCAGAACCTCGTCTCGTACGCGTTCCCGCGCTGGGTCGGGCCACTCCAGCTCGGTGCGATAGTGGTCCTGATCCTCTCGGTTTCCACCTGGACCGCCGTGGAGTACCGCCACCGGAACGTCTCGGTGCGCCTTCGCTGGCCAGTTCGATTCGAGCGACGATGA
- a CDS encoding TrkA family potassium uptake protein: MDILPKSFSVGSYSRRNRRVVYYLVGLGVIIGLYTVLYNVGMRVFEDDPRSLFHSLQIVVETMTTTGYGADSPWESPAMNLYIVFMQLTGIAIGFFTLRLIVIPLFSSAEVDLDDRLSPKNDHVIICEYRRDSAVLLDELEDLDIEYVLISSDEENAIDLSNDGYSTIHGSPQEESAFKRASIDSAQAVITDAHEANVDTILTVRSIRPDVEIVALTDDSAMEDVLLDTGADTVLSPHGVLGHRLAEKAVASFDAEIRDAVELGEDLNVSEIPISHDSRLIDKRIRESRIRERTGANVIGAWIDGELQLPPSPDAVIKANTVLLVSGDDAALDELGEFTRRPRTFGEHDRIVLLGMGEVGRAAHSVIEAADIDVTVVDRDDEPGVDIVGDASSRSTLEEAGVADAGAIIVGLPNDSAALLATVLTRSMNPDAEILVRISKAGDTRKALSAGADYVLSVPQVSARMVARELRGEEVLEPASQIRLVQVSAEPFAGKTLAQSRIYETTGCRVVAIEDDDGITSTLDPERVLAARDRLTIVGTDDAMHEFFKRFDVTRPETTEE, encoded by the coding sequence ATGGATATTCTCCCCAAATCGTTCTCTGTCGGCAGCTATTCGCGGCGGAACCGTCGGGTCGTCTATTACCTTGTCGGCCTCGGCGTCATCATCGGCCTCTACACCGTGCTCTACAACGTCGGCATGCGCGTCTTCGAGGACGATCCCCGGTCGCTGTTCCACTCCCTCCAGATCGTCGTGGAGACGATGACGACCACGGGGTACGGCGCCGACTCGCCCTGGGAGTCGCCGGCCATGAACCTCTACATCGTGTTCATGCAACTGACGGGCATCGCCATCGGCTTTTTCACCCTGCGTCTCATCGTCATCCCGCTGTTCTCGAGTGCCGAGGTCGACCTCGACGACCGCCTCTCGCCGAAAAACGACCACGTCATCATCTGCGAGTACCGCCGCGACTCCGCGGTCCTCCTCGACGAACTCGAGGACCTGGACATCGAGTACGTCCTCATCTCCTCCGACGAGGAGAACGCCATCGACCTCTCGAACGACGGCTACTCCACTATCCACGGGTCGCCACAGGAGGAATCGGCCTTCAAACGCGCCAGCATCGATTCGGCTCAGGCCGTCATCACGGACGCCCACGAAGCCAACGTCGACACCATCCTGACGGTCCGGTCCATCCGGCCCGACGTGGAGATCGTGGCCTTGACGGACGACAGCGCGATGGAGGACGTCCTCCTCGACACGGGGGCCGACACCGTCCTCTCGCCACACGGCGTCCTCGGCCATCGGCTGGCGGAGAAGGCGGTCGCCTCCTTCGACGCGGAGATCCGTGACGCCGTCGAACTCGGTGAAGACCTCAACGTCTCGGAGATTCCCATCTCTCACGATAGTCGGCTGATCGACAAACGGATCCGCGAGTCGCGGATCCGCGAGCGGACCGGCGCGAACGTCATCGGCGCGTGGATCGACGGTGAACTCCAGCTCCCACCGAGTCCGGACGCCGTCATCAAGGCCAACACCGTGTTGCTGGTCTCCGGCGACGACGCAGCCCTCGACGAACTGGGCGAGTTCACCCGCCGACCGCGAACGTTCGGCGAACACGATCGGATCGTCCTCCTGGGGATGGGCGAAGTGGGACGTGCGGCGCACTCGGTGATCGAGGCGGCCGACATCGACGTCACGGTCGTCGACCGAGACGACGAACCCGGTGTGGACATCGTCGGTGACGCCAGTTCGCGGTCGACCTTAGAGGAGGCTGGCGTGGCAGATGCCGGAGCGATAATCGTCGGCCTTCCAAACGACTCGGCGGCGCTGCTGGCGACCGTCCTCACGAGGTCGATGAACCCCGACGCCGAGATTCTGGTCCGCATCAGCAAGGCAGGCGATACCCGGAAGGCCCTCAGCGCCGGCGCCGATTACGTCCTCTCGGTCCCGCAGGTCAGCGCGCGGATGGTCGCGCGGGAACTGCGCGGCGAGGAGGTCCTCGAACCGGCGAGCCAGATTCGACTCGTGCAGGTGTCTGCGGAGCCATTCGCTGGCAAGACGCTGGCGCAATCTCGCATCTACGAGACGACCGGGTGTCGGGTCGTCGCCATCGAAGACGACGACGGGATCACGAGCACCCTCGACCCGGAGCGCGTCCTGGCGGCACGCGACCGCCTGACCATCGTCGGAACGGACGACGCCATGCACGAGTTCTTCAAGCGCTTCGACGTCACGCGACCGGAGACGACCGAGGAGTGA